A single genomic interval of halophilic archaeon DL31 harbors:
- a CDS encoding Glyoxylate reductase (KEGG: nmg:Nmag_0029 D-isomer specific 2-hydroxyacid dehydrogenase NAD-binding protein~PFAM: D-isomer specific 2-hydroxyacid dehydrogenase, NAD-binding; D-isomer specific 2-hydroxyacid dehydrogenase, catalytic region), producing MSCREGYTLSVAGQLAAVNDPDILLLRQKVHGLPASRYADALRERLPDADIVVADTPDEERELAKRATVISGFNIDDELLESATAMELFACCFAGYGHLPLDELEAAGVPVTNASGVHGPNISEYVIGALVSMARDFHRARRQQDERVWQAFGSRELMGSTVTVVGLGAIGQAVLKRLEPFGVDTIGVRYSPEKGGPADEVYGFDEIHEALARTDALVLACPLTEETEQLIDYEAFRTLPPHAHLVNIARGGVVDTDALVKTLRSHNIAAAFLDVTDPEPLPSEHPLWGFENVTITPHNAGHTPKYFERLADIVAENYRRLENGEELENRVR from the coding sequence GTGTCCTGCCGAGAGGGATACACTCTTTCGGTGGCGGGCCAACTGGCCGCCGTGAACGACCCTGACATCCTCCTCTTGCGGCAGAAGGTGCACGGACTGCCTGCCTCGCGCTACGCCGACGCGCTCCGCGAACGCCTCCCCGACGCCGATATCGTCGTCGCAGATACCCCGGATGAGGAGCGCGAACTGGCGAAACGAGCCACCGTCATTTCCGGGTTCAATATTGACGATGAACTGCTCGAGTCAGCCACCGCGATGGAGCTGTTCGCCTGCTGCTTCGCCGGCTACGGTCACCTCCCCCTCGACGAACTCGAGGCAGCGGGTGTCCCGGTCACCAACGCCTCGGGCGTCCACGGCCCCAACATCTCGGAGTACGTTATCGGCGCGCTGGTCTCGATGGCGCGGGACTTCCACCGGGCCCGCCGCCAGCAGGACGAGCGCGTGTGGCAGGCCTTCGGCTCCCGGGAACTCATGGGTTCCACCGTCACCGTGGTGGGGCTGGGCGCGATCGGGCAGGCAGTCCTGAAGCGGCTGGAACCGTTCGGTGTCGACACCATCGGCGTGCGCTACAGCCCCGAGAAAGGTGGGCCGGCAGACGAGGTGTACGGCTTCGACGAGATTCACGAGGCGCTGGCCCGCACTGACGCGCTCGTGCTCGCCTGCCCGCTGACCGAGGAGACTGAACAGCTCATCGACTACGAGGCATTCCGCACGCTGCCACCCCACGCCCACCTCGTGAACATCGCTCGCGGAGGCGTCGTCGACACGGACGCGCTGGTCAAGACCCTCCGCAGCCACAACATCGCGGCGGCGTTCCTCGACGTCACCGACCCCGAACCGCTGCCCAGCGAGCACCCGCTCTGGGGGTTCGAAAACGTCACGATTACGCCCCACAACGCCGGCCACACGCCGAAATACTTCGAGCGGCTGGCGGATATCGTCGCCGAGAACTACCGGCGGTTGGAGAACGGGGAGGAACTGGAGAACCGGGTTCGATAG
- a CDS encoding transposase (KEGG: hla:Hlac_3528 transposase): MAEFDRLSEGIAWIDLSFVERDRTPRWAIEVGIRCHLAGMSLREVSKHLERFGVDRSHVAIHNWVHKADLQPISTVSADQLAVDEKMIRLHGQQFWLYGAVDPYTNEILHVSLYPTTTKQTTRWFLTDLHQRYRLNDVEFLVDDADYLGPVLAEDGYRFRVIRHGNRNAIERVFWEIERRTSSFANSFSNVALETAQNWLEAFAVYHNSRQT, encoded by the coding sequence ATGGCAGAATTCGACCGCCTCAGCGAAGGTATCGCGTGGATTGACTTGTCGTTTGTGGAGCGAGATCGAACGCCGCGCTGGGCGATTGAAGTAGGGATCCGCTGTCACTTAGCCGGTATGTCACTGAGAGAGGTAAGTAAGCATCTCGAAAGATTTGGGGTTGATCGGAGTCATGTCGCTATTCACAACTGGGTTCATAAAGCCGATCTACAACCGATCTCGACGGTTTCTGCGGATCAACTCGCGGTTGATGAAAAGATGATCCGCCTCCACGGCCAGCAGTTCTGGCTGTACGGCGCGGTTGATCCATATACCAACGAAATCCTTCATGTGAGCCTCTATCCGACCACAACGAAACAGACGACGCGATGGTTTCTGACCGATCTACACCAGCGATACAGGCTCAATGACGTGGAATTTCTCGTCGATGACGCAGACTATCTTGGACCAGTCCTCGCTGAAGATGGCTATCGATTCCGAGTGATTCGGCATGGAAATCGGAATGCTATCGAACGTGTCTTTTGGGAAATAGAACGTCGAACATCATCGTTTGCGAATAGTTTCAGCAATGTCGCGCTTGAGACAGCTCAAAATTGGCTCGAAGCCTTCGCCGTCTACCACAATTCACGCCAAACTTAA
- a CDS encoding ABC-type transporter, integral membrane subunit (PFAM: Binding-protein-dependent transport systems inner membrane component~KEGG: cyc:PCC7424_1896 binding-protein-dependent transport systems inner membrane component), whose amino-acid sequence MSAEEFNGNPHGDGLAGQLSDWVNDHIRTVLLGPSLVALLVVFIYPAVMLLWLSLQNTRGLGETFEPGYNYGRIFTDPTFWNAVEKTLIYSFGSLFLSVGAGLIIALALNKVMDTRVRNIYSTLILISWAVPLSIVGVTWRWMFNGQLGIVNKVLIDLGILNSSYSWLGNSLSAMVVVILADAWSRIPFAAVVLLAGLQSIPQEMYDAAKIDGATSFQTFWNVTLPYLRPSFFVAGLITWMFAFRAFAIPFSTTGGGPGGATETLAIYIHRFGIQLLDYGFASAVSVFLVAVTLLVAAGYVYFILEQMEEIEL is encoded by the coding sequence ATGAGTGCTGAGGAGTTCAACGGGAACCCGCACGGTGACGGCCTCGCCGGGCAGCTTTCAGACTGGGTGAACGACCACATCCGGACCGTGCTACTCGGACCGTCGCTGGTCGCGCTGCTCGTCGTGTTCATCTACCCAGCGGTGATGCTGCTGTGGCTGTCGCTACAGAACACGCGGGGCCTCGGCGAGACGTTCGAGCCGGGATACAACTACGGCCGTATTTTCACCGACCCGACGTTCTGGAACGCCGTCGAGAAGACGCTTATCTACTCGTTCGGATCGCTGTTCCTCTCGGTCGGCGCGGGGCTCATCATTGCGCTCGCGCTCAACAAGGTGATGGATACGCGGGTGCGCAACATCTACTCAACGCTCATCCTCATCTCGTGGGCAGTGCCGCTCTCTATCGTCGGGGTCACCTGGCGCTGGATGTTCAACGGCCAACTCGGTATCGTCAACAAGGTGCTCATCGACCTGGGGATTCTGAACAGCTCGTACTCCTGGCTCGGGAACTCGCTGTCCGCGATGGTGGTGGTCATCCTCGCAGACGCGTGGTCACGCATCCCGTTCGCAGCGGTCGTGCTGCTCGCTGGACTGCAGTCCATCCCCCAGGAGATGTACGACGCGGCGAAAATCGACGGGGCGACGTCGTTCCAGACGTTCTGGAACGTGACGCTGCCGTACCTCCGCCCATCGTTCTTCGTCGCTGGCCTCATCACGTGGATGTTCGCGTTCCGGGCGTTCGCCATCCCGTTCTCGACGACGGGTGGCGGTCCCGGCGGGGCGACGGAGACCCTCGCCATCTACATCCACCGTTTCGGCATCCAACTACTCGACTACGGGTTCGCGTCGGCCGTCTCAGTGTTCCTCGTTGCGGTGACACTGCTGGTCGCCGCGGGCTACGTCTACTTTATCCTCGAACAGATGGAGGAGATTGAGCTCTAA
- a CDS encoding ABC-type transporter, integral membrane subunit (PFAM: Binding-protein-dependent transport systems inner membrane component~KEGG: hma:rrnAC3195 sugar ABC transporter permease protein) gives MAGADLTIEKYRRRQRFWDLLESRYVIHLVLFMAVFFIISPLIWQLITSFKTQQGVLELTYLPLEPSLDAYRRALIDRGFWRAVVNSIIIASASTVIVMILGTPAGYVFSRFRFPFDNAVFVFVLFTRLFPPIGLVTPYYRIVTTFGLLNTKTGIIIANVYLWLPLVIYIMRNFFITIPHALDEAARVDGCTKIQAFRHVVFPVVLPGFAAGTILTFLYSWREFLFAFTVSTDLNSMTIPVATFLFVGDAGIDWGAMAAAAIVAVIPSALVVLFFQRYIVVGMTGGMKG, from the coding sequence ATGGCAGGTGCAGATCTCACTATCGAGAAGTACCGGCGTCGCCAGCGGTTCTGGGACCTGCTGGAGAGCCGGTACGTCATCCACCTGGTGCTGTTCATGGCGGTGTTTTTCATCATCTCACCGCTCATCTGGCAGCTGATCACCTCCTTCAAAACACAGCAGGGGGTGCTCGAACTCACCTATCTGCCGCTGGAGCCGAGCCTCGACGCGTACAGGCGGGCGTTGATCGACCGTGGCTTCTGGCGTGCGGTCGTCAACAGCATCATCATCGCCTCGGCGTCGACGGTCATCGTGATGATCCTGGGAACCCCAGCCGGCTACGTCTTCAGCCGATTCCGGTTCCCCTTCGACAACGCGGTCTTCGTGTTCGTGCTGTTCACACGGCTGTTCCCGCCGATTGGGCTGGTGACACCGTACTACCGGATCGTGACGACGTTCGGGCTGCTCAACACCAAGACCGGCATCATCATCGCGAACGTCTACCTGTGGCTGCCGCTGGTGATCTACATCATGCGGAACTTCTTCATCACCATTCCGCACGCGCTCGACGAGGCCGCACGCGTAGACGGGTGTACGAAGATTCAGGCGTTCCGCCACGTCGTGTTCCCGGTCGTGCTGCCCGGGTTCGCGGCCGGGACCATCTTGACGTTCCTCTACTCATGGCGGGAGTTCCTGTTCGCGTTCACCGTGAGTACTGACCTGAACTCGATGACGATTCCCGTCGCGACGTTCCTGTTCGTCGGCGACGCAGGGATCGACTGGGGCGCGATGGCCGCTGCGGCCATCGTCGCGGTCATCCCGTCGGCGCTGGTGGTGCTGTTCTTCCAGCGCTACATCGTGGTCGGCATGACTGGAGGGATGAAGGGATGA
- a CDS encoding Phosphonate-transporting ATPase (PFAM: ABC transporter-like~KEGG: htu:Htur_3761 ABC transporter related protein~SMART: ATPase, AAA+ type, core) encodes MSETESDAETDADAELAMPAVSLQAVRKSYEMGGETIHALDGVDLDIERGSYTAVMGPSGSGKSTLMNVVGCLDTPTEGVVEIDGIDVTGLSDAERTRIRGEEIGFVFQTFNLMPQQTARENVELPMTFQGVGREKRRERATDLLEQVGLGNRLDHRPNELSGGQRQRVAIARALANDPAIILADEPTGNLDSETEREILELFEALNAAGNTLLVVTHERSVAEHAERVVHLFDGELERIEEITNRRVAGGEQ; translated from the coding sequence GTGTCTGAAACCGAGTCTGACGCAGAGACTGACGCCGACGCTGAACTGGCCATGCCGGCCGTCTCGCTCCAGGCCGTTCGCAAGAGCTACGAGATGGGCGGCGAGACGATCCACGCGCTCGACGGGGTCGACCTCGACATCGAACGCGGCTCCTACACCGCAGTGATGGGCCCGAGTGGCTCGGGCAAGAGTACGCTCATGAACGTCGTCGGCTGTCTCGACACGCCAACCGAGGGCGTGGTGGAAATCGACGGCATCGACGTAACAGGTCTCTCAGACGCTGAACGCACCCGAATCAGGGGTGAAGAAATCGGGTTCGTCTTCCAGACGTTCAACCTCATGCCCCAACAGACCGCCCGCGAGAACGTCGAACTCCCGATGACGTTTCAGGGCGTGGGTCGGGAGAAGCGCCGCGAACGCGCGACCGACCTGCTCGAACAGGTGGGGCTGGGGAATCGGCTTGACCACAGGCCCAACGAACTTTCGGGCGGCCAGCGCCAGCGGGTGGCCATCGCCCGCGCGCTCGCGAACGACCCGGCGATTATCCTCGCCGACGAACCGACCGGGAACTTAGACAGCGAGACAGAGCGCGAAATCCTCGAACTGTTCGAGGCGCTCAACGCCGCCGGCAACACCCTCCTGGTCGTCACCCACGAGCGCTCGGTCGCCGAGCACGCCGAACGGGTGGTCCACCTGTTCGACGGCGAACTCGAGCGTATCGAGGAGATTACCAACCGCCGAGTCGCCGGGGGTGAGCAATGA
- a CDS encoding extracellular solute-binding protein family 1 (PFAM: Bacterial extracellular solute-binding, family 1~KEGG: hma:rrnAC3197 trehalose/maltose binding protein), translated as MPDNNTLNRRQVLQLSGVGLAASVAGCLGGNGGGDDEEFLEAAAELNLGENFQQRRIGAADDWPIEKRRQVPDRQNASSWKNSGAFKSAVANDVWAPPEGWDDTAAGDIDSMTILNHGAANMEFDPATLAAHEMFTEKTGIDINVIEIGVDQANTREQQFLSSEEPSPHAFNVDGILVPQFVQQGYLEVTDELYPEGGYEPYIPALESLVKWDIDDSREGPHTYGYPNIGEASMGHLRPDLVEEQGIDPERFQGEWTWDLLEELGEAFKGTDINAFAYYAGTSTYLAYSFRELLFQQGGSMIRDDGRIVMNSPAGVRVIRKMKEWRDKGYVPSDVISYGEGDIVDLYGSGKLAYTTAFSDFIPRLLQEFEAGSEYQVVVPPAATAGPSPTQAGLVAPNTTSINRFSDTGHKLAAMLYGDLKLSYYTQWLEFTYEGNISYMDQVYTDSAENDFITFGDSIGEAIQNGQLELFPQMASVFQQMLSPVQRALQGETTPQDAMDQVQDFVDDEVNN; from the coding sequence ATGCCAGACAATAACACACTGAATCGAAGACAGGTACTCCAACTCTCCGGAGTGGGTCTCGCCGCATCCGTCGCCGGCTGTTTGGGCGGCAACGGTGGCGGCGACGATGAAGAGTTCCTGGAGGCGGCCGCAGAGTTAAACCTCGGCGAGAACTTCCAGCAGCGCCGCATCGGCGCGGCCGACGACTGGCCAATCGAGAAGCGACGGCAGGTTCCGGACCGACAGAACGCGAGTTCCTGGAAGAACTCTGGGGCGTTCAAGAGCGCGGTTGCAAACGACGTGTGGGCGCCGCCGGAGGGCTGGGACGACACCGCGGCAGGTGATATCGACTCGATGACCATCCTCAACCACGGCGCCGCCAACATGGAGTTCGACCCGGCGACGCTGGCGGCCCACGAGATGTTCACCGAGAAGACGGGAATCGACATCAATGTCATCGAGATCGGTGTCGACCAGGCCAACACTCGTGAGCAACAGTTCCTCTCCTCAGAGGAGCCCAGCCCACACGCATTCAACGTCGACGGCATTCTGGTCCCACAGTTCGTCCAACAGGGCTATCTCGAGGTTACGGACGAGCTCTACCCTGAGGGCGGCTACGAACCGTATATCCCGGCCCTCGAGAGCCTCGTGAAGTGGGATATCGACGACTCACGTGAAGGCCCACACACCTACGGCTACCCGAACATCGGCGAGGCGAGTATGGGCCACCTGCGGCCGGACCTCGTCGAGGAGCAGGGGATCGACCCCGAACGGTTCCAGGGCGAGTGGACCTGGGACCTGCTCGAAGAGCTCGGCGAAGCGTTCAAAGGGACCGATATCAACGCCTTTGCCTACTACGCAGGCACCTCGACGTATCTGGCGTACTCCTTCCGCGAACTGCTGTTCCAGCAGGGCGGGAGCATGATTCGGGACGACGGGCGCATCGTGATGAACTCCCCGGCCGGGGTTCGTGTCATTCGCAAGATGAAGGAGTGGCGCGACAAGGGGTACGTCCCGAGCGACGTCATCTCCTACGGCGAAGGGGATATTGTCGACCTGTACGGCTCGGGGAAGCTGGCCTACACGACGGCGTTCAGCGACTTCATCCCGCGGCTGCTGCAGGAGTTCGAAGCCGGCAGCGAGTACCAGGTCGTCGTGCCGCCGGCTGCAACCGCCGGCCCCTCGCCGACCCAGGCGGGCCTCGTGGCGCCGAACACCACCAGCATCAACCGCTTCTCCGACACCGGGCACAAGCTTGCCGCGATGCTCTATGGCGACCTGAAACTGAGCTACTACACCCAGTGGCTGGAGTTCACCTACGAAGGGAACATCTCCTACATGGACCAGGTGTACACCGACTCCGCGGAGAACGACTTCATCACCTTCGGCGACTCGATCGGGGAGGCTATCCAGAACGGACAGCTCGAGCTGTTCCCGCAGATGGCGTCGGTGTTCCAGCAGATGCTCAGCCCGGTCCAGCGCGCACTCCAGGGCGAAACCACGCCACAGGATGCGATGGACCAGGTCCAGGACTTCGTCGACGACGAGGTCAACAACTGA
- a CDS encoding Methyltransferase type 11 (PFAM: Methyltransferase type 11~KEGG: htu:Htur_4328 methyltransferase type 11), with product MGHHTFDSANADRLEDAATRYRYLSAEELRWGLSLSGEETVADLGSGTGFFTDEVAPYAGTVYAVDLQPEMQEFYREKGVPENVELVTTDVADLPFDDDALDRAFSTMTYHEFASEAALAELARVIRPGGELVVIDWAQSGAGADGPPVTERYSVDDAVTALSEAGFSVGFEALRTETFFLTATR from the coding sequence ATGGGCCACCATACGTTCGACAGCGCAAACGCCGACCGACTGGAAGACGCCGCGACCCGCTACCGCTATCTCTCCGCAGAGGAACTGCGCTGGGGGCTCTCGCTCTCCGGGGAGGAAACGGTCGCAGACCTCGGGAGCGGGACGGGCTTTTTCACCGACGAGGTTGCGCCCTACGCAGGAACCGTGTACGCCGTCGACCTCCAGCCGGAGATGCAGGAGTTCTACCGGGAGAAGGGAGTTCCCGAGAACGTCGAGCTCGTGACCACCGACGTTGCGGACCTGCCGTTCGACGACGACGCACTCGACCGGGCATTCTCGACCATGACCTACCACGAGTTCGCGAGCGAGGCGGCGCTGGCGGAGCTCGCACGGGTCATCCGTCCGGGTGGTGAGCTGGTCGTTATCGACTGGGCCCAGAGCGGTGCGGGGGCTGATGGCCCGCCGGTGACCGAGCGCTATAGCGTCGATGACGCCGTCACAGCCCTCTCGGAGGCGGGCTTTTCGGTGGGTTTCGAGGCGCTCCGAACGGAGACGTTCTTCCTGACGGCGACGCGGTAG
- a CDS encoding aspartate-semialdehyde dehydrogenase (TIGRFAM: Aspartate-semialdehyde dehydrogenase, peptidoglycan lacking~KEGG: hvo:HVO_2487 aspartate-semialdehyde dehydrogenase~PFAM: Semialdehyde dehydrogenase, dimerisation region; Semialdehyde dehydrogenase, NAD-binding) — MSVRVGILGATGAVGQRFVQLLEDHPTFDIAALTASPASADKRYRNAAKWRVNTPIPDDIATMRVRETSVEALEDVDLDLLFSSLPSSVAADIEPELCEAGYVVSSNSSNERMAEDIPLTIPEVNADHLDLIETQREERGWDGALVKNPNCSTITMVPTLAALDRFGLSRVHVATLQAVSGAGYSGVTSMEILDNALPHIGGEEEKMETESRKLLGDVDDGELSLHDVEVSASCNRVATLDGHLENVFAELEENPSAEAVHEALGSFEGIDLPSAPDHPIHVFEEPDRPQPRLDRMRGKGMQISAGGLRETAAGIQYNCLAHNTIRGAAGASILNGELLANEGWV, encoded by the coding sequence ATGTCCGTTCGAGTCGGTATCCTTGGCGCCACCGGCGCCGTTGGCCAGCGGTTCGTCCAGCTTCTCGAAGACCACCCCACGTTCGACATCGCCGCCCTCACTGCGAGCCCCGCGAGCGCCGACAAGCGCTACCGGAACGCCGCGAAGTGGCGGGTCAACACCCCGATTCCCGACGATATCGCGACGATGCGGGTCCGAGAGACGTCCGTCGAGGCGCTCGAAGATGTCGACCTCGACCTGCTGTTCTCCTCGCTTCCCTCCAGCGTCGCCGCCGACATCGAACCGGAGCTCTGTGAGGCTGGCTACGTCGTCTCCTCGAACTCCTCGAACGAGCGAATGGCCGAGGACATCCCCCTCACCATTCCGGAGGTGAACGCCGACCACCTCGACCTCATCGAAACCCAGCGCGAGGAGCGCGGCTGGGACGGCGCGCTCGTAAAGAACCCCAACTGCTCGACGATCACGATGGTACCGACGCTTGCCGCGCTCGACCGCTTCGGGCTCTCACGGGTCCACGTCGCCACCCTGCAGGCCGTCTCCGGCGCGGGCTACTCCGGGGTCACCTCGATGGAGATTCTGGACAACGCACTCCCACACATCGGCGGCGAGGAGGAGAAGATGGAGACTGAATCCCGCAAGCTGCTTGGCGACGTGGACGACGGTGAACTCTCACTCCACGACGTCGAGGTCTCTGCGTCCTGTAACCGCGTGGCCACGCTGGACGGCCACCTCGAGAACGTCTTTGCCGAACTCGAGGAGAACCCCAGCGCAGAAGCAGTCCACGAGGCGCTCGGGAGCTTCGAGGGCATCGACCTTCCCTCGGCACCAGACCACCCAATCCACGTCTTCGAGGAGCCCGACCGCCCGCAGCCACGTCTCGACCGGATGCGTGGGAAGGGGATGCAGATTTCCGCTGGCGGCCTGCGCGAGACCGCAGCGGGCATTCAGTACAACTGCCTCGCCCACAACACGATTCGCGGTGCAGCGGGTGCGTCGATTCTGAACGGCGAACTGCTGGCGAACGAAGGCTGGGTCTAG
- a CDS encoding protein of unknown function DUF214 (PFAM: Protein of unknown function DUF214, permase predicted~KEGG: hmu:Hmuk_3213 protein of unknown function DUF214) yields MNLLESVRMSWRAITGHRLRSVLTVLGVVIGVGSVITFVTLGASLQAAVIGDVASSSPEIGVTVGPTGQQGPPGTSSVPVFTEHDIDQLRAIEHVDTVVPRGSVGVSSLVYENQTIAWDSVTATTPAQFDSETFKNGESFEDGTEEAVLNPAAATMFDENISVGDSLTIRLGENRSRTVTVVGVLNASGSGGFGGPPQPAIYVPTDSFYTTTVERPANGEEQRAYPQLTIRAASYDRVADVEPVAENYLVNESDASQLKPTSYEISLLTNDALVDQIQELLGTFTSFITGIAVISLLVGAIGIANMMLVSVTERTREIGIMKAVGATRRDIVQLFLIESVVLGVIGSVLGTLVGLAGGYAVARFLEFPVAFAPEWFAVAVLVGIGVGVIAGIYPAWDAARTDPIDALRHE; encoded by the coding sequence ATGAATCTTCTCGAGAGCGTCCGGATGAGTTGGCGGGCCATCACCGGCCACCGGCTGCGCTCGGTGCTGACAGTCCTGGGCGTCGTCATCGGCGTCGGCTCGGTCATCACGTTCGTCACGCTCGGGGCCAGCCTCCAGGCCGCGGTCATCGGCGACGTGGCCAGTTCCAGTCCCGAAATCGGGGTAACGGTCGGTCCCACGGGCCAACAGGGCCCCCCAGGCACGAGTTCGGTCCCGGTGTTCACCGAACACGACATCGACCAGCTCCGGGCTATCGAGCACGTCGACACGGTGGTGCCGCGCGGTTCGGTCGGCGTCTCCTCGTTGGTCTATGAGAACCAAACCATCGCGTGGGACAGCGTGACCGCGACGACACCCGCACAGTTCGACAGTGAGACGTTCAAGAACGGGGAGTCGTTCGAGGACGGCACCGAGGAGGCGGTCCTCAACCCCGCGGCGGCGACGATGTTTGACGAGAACATCAGCGTCGGCGACAGCCTCACGATACGGCTGGGCGAGAACCGCTCGCGGACCGTCACGGTCGTTGGCGTGTTGAACGCGAGCGGCTCGGGCGGCTTCGGCGGCCCGCCACAGCCCGCCATCTACGTCCCGACTGACTCGTTCTACACGACGACCGTCGAGCGCCCGGCGAACGGCGAGGAGCAGCGCGCCTACCCGCAGTTGACTATTCGGGCAGCGAGCTACGACCGGGTGGCTGACGTCGAGCCGGTCGCAGAGAACTACCTGGTCAATGAGTCCGACGCGAGCCAACTCAAGCCCACGAGCTACGAGATTTCGCTGCTGACCAACGACGCGCTCGTGGACCAGATTCAGGAGCTCCTGGGCACGTTCACCAGCTTCATCACCGGGATCGCGGTCATCTCGCTGCTTGTGGGTGCCATCGGCATCGCGAACATGATGCTGGTGAGCGTCACCGAGCGGACTCGCGAGATCGGGATCATGAAGGCCGTCGGTGCGACACGGCGGGATATCGTCCAACTGTTCCTCATCGAGTCGGTCGTCCTCGGTGTCATCGGTTCGGTGCTCGGGACGTTGGTTGGACTCGCAGGCGGCTACGCAGTCGCCAGATTCCTCGAGTTCCCCGTCGCGTTCGCGCCGGAGTGGTTCGCGGTTGCAGTTCTGGTGGGCATCGGCGTCGGCGTCATCGCCGGCATCTACCCCGCGTGGGACGCCGCCCGAACCGACCCCATTGACGCGCTGCGCCACGAGTAG
- a CDS encoding Glycerol-3-phosphate-transporting ATPase (PFAM: ABC transporter-like; Transport-associated OB, type 2~KEGG: tmt:Tmath_1760 ABC transporter related protein~SMART: ATPase, AAA+ type, core): protein MSKTDNTPRVSIDAETAEGREVSLSLENMTKVYDDGDGGVVAVNDFDLDVYDGEFIVLVGPSGCGKTTTLRTVAGLEQPTEGRIIIDGKDVSGQEPRERDVAMVFQNYALYPHKTVRGNIGFPLEIRKYPQETVDERVVETAEMLGIGELLDRRPSDLSGGQQQRVALGRAIIRDPELFLFDEPLSNLDAKLRIEMRTELNKLHDRVGKTSLYVTHDQAEAMTLSDRVVVMNDGEIQQVDSPEVVYGKPTNRFVAGFIGEPPMNFFAVTTEIHEDGVTLTADGFTLELPTSVGEKLEAWGGSTERLDLGVRPEAFRDIALLDEEPPAGSTLEAQVMVVEPMGPAKDLAVRPTSRADDEDAEFTARVDNDSGASVGETIRLAIELDEIHLFDAETGRNLLV from the coding sequence ATGAGTAAGACAGACAACACACCGAGAGTGAGTATCGACGCGGAGACCGCCGAGGGTCGGGAGGTCAGCCTCAGCTTGGAGAACATGACCAAGGTCTATGACGACGGCGACGGGGGCGTCGTCGCGGTCAACGACTTCGATCTGGATGTGTACGACGGCGAGTTTATCGTTCTCGTCGGCCCCTCGGGCTGTGGAAAGACCACCACGCTCCGCACAGTCGCGGGGCTCGAACAGCCGACTGAGGGCCGAATCATCATCGACGGCAAGGACGTCTCCGGACAGGAGCCTCGCGAACGCGACGTCGCGATGGTGTTCCAGAACTACGCGCTCTACCCGCACAAGACGGTGCGGGGGAACATCGGATTCCCGCTGGAGATCCGGAAGTACCCTCAAGAGACCGTCGATGAGCGGGTCGTCGAGACAGCGGAGATGCTCGGCATCGGCGAACTGCTCGACCGGCGCCCCTCGGACCTCTCTGGTGGCCAGCAACAGCGAGTCGCGCTGGGGCGGGCCATCATCCGGGACCCGGAGCTGTTCCTGTTCGACGAGCCGCTGTCGAACCTCGACGCCAAGCTCCGCATCGAGATGCGCACAGAGCTCAACAAACTCCACGACCGGGTGGGCAAGACCTCGCTGTACGTCACCCACGACCAGGCCGAGGCGATGACGCTTTCCGACCGGGTGGTGGTGATGAACGATGGCGAGATCCAGCAGGTCGACAGCCCCGAGGTGGTGTACGGGAAGCCAACGAACCGGTTCGTCGCGGGGTTCATCGGCGAGCCGCCGATGAACTTCTTCGCCGTCACCACCGAGATCCACGAGGACGGCGTCACTCTGACAGCGGACGGGTTCACCCTCGAACTACCGACCTCGGTGGGTGAGAAACTCGAGGCGTGGGGTGGCAGTACTGAGCGGCTTGACCTCGGGGTTCGGCCCGAGGCGTTCAGGGACATCGCGCTGCTCGATGAGGAGCCACCCGCGGGGAGCACGTTGGAAGCGCAGGTGATGGTCGTCGAGCCCATGGGGCCCGCCAAGGACTTGGCGGTCCGGCCCACGTCGAGAGCCGACGACGAGGACGCCGAGTTCACCGCCCGGGTCGACAACGACTCCGGAGCGTCGGTCGGCGAGACAATCCGACTCGCTATCGAACTCGACGAGATCCACCTGTTCGACGCCG